From one Lolium rigidum isolate FL_2022 chromosome 4, APGP_CSIRO_Lrig_0.1, whole genome shotgun sequence genomic stretch:
- the LOC124705697 gene encoding uncharacterized protein LOC124705697 — translation MEVEAFPIGFTKGIRSHWRRRKYQRLENGDGGGRTKSTQRLGGGARRGSGSGGWRVRLRGLILRRVRVVRAVVALPGRLLCRLRDAYVGGMLAVARKAAVTAVPSDGMWTKRVPRRKHQKLLLPGTAAAQGPSEFEKRLVMEIYKSIVASKELTTMLHSSATTASSST, via the coding sequence ATGGAGGTTGAGGCGTTCCCGATAGGGTTCACCAAGGGCATCCGCTCCCACTGGCGCCGCCGCAAGTACCAGCGCCTGGAgaacggagacggcggcggcaggaCCAAGAGCACGCAgcgcctcggcggcggcgcgcggcgcggcagcggcagcggcgggtgGCGCGTGCGGCTGCGCGGTCTGATTCTGCGCCGTGTGCGCGTCGTCCGGGCGGTCGTCGCGTTACCCGGGCGGCTGCTGTGCCGGCTGCGGGACGCGTACGTGGGCGGCATGCTCGCTGTGGCCAGGAAGGCGGCGGTCACGGCGGTGCCTAGCGACGGGATGTGGACAAAGCGGGTGCCAAGGCGGAAGCACCAGAAGCTGCTGCTTCCCGGCACGGCGGCGGCACAGGGGCCGTCGGAGTTCGAGAAGCGGCTGGTCATGGAGATCTACAAGTCCATCGTCGCCtccaaggagctcaccaccatgcTCCACTCCTCCGCCACAACCGCGTCGTCATCAACCTAG
- the LOC124648266 gene encoding uncharacterized protein LOC124648266 codes for MEVEAFPIGFTKGIRSHWRRRKYQRLEAGDGGSRTKGTQRLGGGARRSGGWRLRLRGLILRRVRVVRAVVAAPARLLGWLRDAYVGGMLTVARKAAITALPSEGVWTKRVPRRKHQKLLLPGAAAAAQEGPSEFEKRLVMEIYKSIVASKELTTMLHSSAAHLTTNTASA; via the coding sequence atggaggtggaggcgTTCCCCATAGGGTTCACGAAGGGCATCCGCTCCCACTGGCGCCGTCGCAAGTACCAGCGCCTGGAGGCCGGCGATGGCGGAAGCAGGACCAAGGGCACGcagcggctcggcggcggcgcgcggcgttcCGGCGGGTGGCGCCTGCGGCTTCGCGGGCTAATCCTGCGCCGCGTGCGCGTGGTTCGAGCGGTTGTCGCGGCGCCTGCACGGCTGCTGGGGTGGCTGCGGGACGCGTACGTGGGCGGCATGCTGACGGTGGCCAGGAAGGCGGCGATCACGGCGCTGCCCAGCGAAGGGGTGTGGACGAAGCGCGTGCCGCGGCGGAAGCACCAGAAGCTGTTGCTGCctggggctgcggcggcggcgcaagAGGGCCCGTCGGAGTTCGAGAAGCGGCTGGTCATGGAGATCTACAAGTCCATCGTCGCGtccaaggagctcaccaccatgcTCCACTCCTCCGCCGCGCACCTCACCACAAACACAGCATCAGCCTAG
- the LOC124707011 gene encoding probable 2-oxoglutarate-dependent dioxygenase AOP1, whose amino-acid sequence MGAAQLPRVDFTGVDASAPGTGRWDLVRAQVMDALATFGCFDAHYPALAPAHRAALFDGAVRPLFALPADIKRRNTYGPGKPFHGYLGDLPGFDAYESLAIVDGHRPDEIQAFAELMFPGADNVAFCETVHGAAARMAELEGAVRRMVVEGLGVAEAQSEPMWHLFRVSEYGAPTADEKEREVRYGSHQDTNSLSLVCQHEVDGLEMQARDGRWILVRPSPASLVVMAGNALRAWSNDRVHAPFHRISVGGEVTRYSAMLFSIPGGSMIRAPDELVDEAGGHPRRFRDYDYDEFVRFCVSEEGGAPPGQA is encoded by the exons ATGGGCGCGGCGCAGCTCCCGAGGGTCGACTTCACCGGCGTGGACGCGTCCGCGCCGGGGACAGGGCGGTGGGACTTGGTGCGCGCGCAGGTGATGGACGCGCTGGCCACCTTCGGCTGCTTCGACGCGCACTACCCGGCGCTCGCCCCGGCGCACCGCGCGGCGCTCTTCGACGGCGCCGTCCGCCCGCTCTTCGCGCTGCCCGCCGACATCAAGCGCCGCAACACCTACGGGCCCGGCAAGCCCTTCCACGGCTACCTTGGGGACCTCCCGGGCTTCGACGCATACGAAAGCCTCGCCATCGTCGACGGGCACAGGCCGGACGAGATCCAGGCCTTCGCCGAGCTCATGTTCCCCGGCGCCGACAACGTTGCCTTCTG CGAGACCGTTcatggcgcggcggcgcggatggcAGAGCTGGAGGGGGCGGTGCGGCGGATGGTCGTGGAGGGGCTCGGAGTTGCCGAGGCCCAGAGCGAGCCCATGTGGCATCTGTTCCGAGTATCAGAGTACGGGGCGCCCACCGCCGACGAGAAGGAGAGGGAGGTGAGGTACGGGTCGCACCAGGACACCAACTCGCTGAGCCTCGTGTGCCAGCACGAGGTGGACGGGCTGGAGATGCAGGCCAGGGACGGCCGGTGGATCCTCGTCCGCCCGTCGCCGGCGTCGCTCGTCGTCATGGCCGGCAACGCTCTCCGG GCGTGGTCGAACGACCGAGTGCACGCGCCGTTCCACCGGATCAGCGTGGGCGGGGAAGTCACGAGGTACTCCGCCATGCTCTTCTCCATTCCCGGCGGGTCAATGATCCGGGCGCCCGACGAGCTCGTGGACGAGGCCGGCGGCCACCCTCGCCGCTTCAGGGACTACGACTACGACGAATTCGTTCGGTTCTGCGTCTCCGAGGAGGGGGGGGCGCCACCAGGACAAGCTTAA